A stretch of the Rosa rugosa chromosome 5, drRosRugo1.1, whole genome shotgun sequence genome encodes the following:
- the LOC133709202 gene encoding MLP-like protein 34, with translation MSSYGKLEVAIEITVGAYEFYDMVVNRPHHVPNNKLDGVATNQADSSSSAKVGSISSWKYFQDGKAKVCQAMIEALDSKKHSTTWKIVEGELLDHYKSFKFILQIITTPNPKATVHMINLEYEKMHDDVADPYFMLQTVTDNIKDIDAHLLTQSRT, from the exons ATGTCCAGTTATGGTAAGCTGGAGGTGGCTATTGAGATCACGGTTGGTGCTTACGAGTTCTATGATATGGTGGTAAACAGACCACACCATGTACCCAACAACAAACTTGATGGTGTTGCAACTAATCAAGCTGACTCGTCCTCATCCGCAAAAGTCGGTTCTATCTCCTCCTGGAAGTATTTCCAAG ATGGGAAAGCTAAAGTATGCCAGGCGATGATTGAAGCCCTGGACAGCAAGAAACATTCAACGACTTGGAAAATTGTTGAAGGAGAACTTCTTGATCATTACAAGAGCTTCAAGTTCATCCTGCAAATTATTACCACTCCAAACCCGAAAGCAACGGTGCATATGATTAATTTGGAGTATGAGAAGATGCATGACGATGTTGCAGACCCATATTTTATGCTCCAGACGGTAACTGATAACATCAAAGACATTGACGCTCATCTACTCACTCAGAGCCGGACCTGA
- the LOC133709670 gene encoding uncharacterized protein LOC133709670 has protein sequence MSIILLPQLDHHQSSVGIHSMPDVPLSLSLEAIQEFEEDCYPYCESDDEGSLFSIDFNCINHKTKPDQIIQEERVYHVAVDLMKSESSMDALLWTLSQAVTHPSSNIKTVYHVKLVHVFPPIRFIPSPLGMLPRSKVSPKMVNKYLAQERDKRTKLLEKYVAACLTAKVKVDGMFIESDTISKAILNLIPTGNVKNLVVGTTISSLRKLRSRKGTGVANQILRNASPETTCCDIKIICKGKEVVIDQLIGSPSSRSSNANSLSTQEDQDQEVAM, from the exons ATGTCAATAATACTCCTGCCGCAGCTTGATCATCATCAGAGCAGCGTCGGTATACATAGCATGCCGGACGTGCCTTTGTCCTTGTCCTTGGAAGCCATCCAAGAATTCGAAGAAGACTGCTACCCCTACTGCGAATCTGATGATGAGGGGAGTTTGTTTTCTATTGATTTCAATTGTATCAATCACAAGACGAAGCCGGATCAAATCATTCAGGAAGAAAGGGTTTATCACGTCGCAGTGGACCTGATGAAGAGCGAGTCTAGCATGGATGCCCTTCTCTGGACGCTCAGCCAAGCCGTTACTCATCCATCATCCAATATCAAAACCGTGTATCATGTCAAACTCGTACATGTCTTTCCACCAATTCGATTCATTCCTTCTCCAT TAGGAATGCTTCCAAGAAGTAAAGTGAGTCCAAAGATGGTGAATAAGTACCTGGCTCAAGAAAGAGACAAAAGGACCAAGCTCCTTGAGAAATACGTTGCTGCATGCTTAACCGCCAAG GTTAAGGTCGATGGTATGTTTATTGAGAGTGATACAATTTCAAAGGCCATCCTAAACCTTATTCCAACTGGAAACGTGAAGAATCTAGTTGTTGGAACAACGATATCCAGTCTCAG GAAACTGAGGTCTAGAAAGGGAACCGGGGTTGCTAATCAGATACTACGAAATGCATCTCCAGAAACGACCTGCTGCGATATAAAGATCATATGCAAGGGAAAGGAAGTGGTGATTGATCAGCTTATCGGATCGCCTTCCTCGCGTAGCAGTAATGCAAATTCCTTGTCAACGCAAGAGGATCAAGATCAAGAAGTAGCAATGTGA